From Pagrus major chromosome 18, Pma_NU_1.0, a single genomic window includes:
- the LOC141013712 gene encoding probable alpha-ketoglutarate-dependent hypophosphite dioxygenase, producing the protein MSSSTAKLQDIYNQQGFLSALPVLSDIELREAKHAFSELEREFGEEYTQYSLHNVHLQYPWVSDLTKHPQILQVVKAILGPDVILLDSRFICKYPTLKPDGSVGENGLPYVAWHQDMRYWGIDGGPVLSVWLAFDDSLKENGALRVIPGSHCAGMLPHHQAIRPGNMLTVNQEIPEELVQADEAVLCPLLAGEMSIHDGLLVHASDANTSQKRRCGFVIRYVSTCAYPIQDPDRPRKFHAAELACGTDQFNNFSN; encoded by the exons ATGTCTTCATCCACGGCTAAACTGCAGGACATCTACAACCAGCAGGGCTTCCTCTCAGCACTGCCTGTACTGAGTGACATTGAGCTGAGAGAGGCCAAGCATGCCTTTTCTGAGCTGGAGAGGGAATTTG GTGAAGAGTACACCCAGTACAGCCTCCACAATGTTCACCTTCAGTATCCGTGGGTGAGTGATCTGACCAAACACCCTCAAATTTTACAAGTGGTCAAAGCCATCCTGGGCCCTGACGTCATCCTGCTGGACTCCCGCTTCATCTGTAAATACCCAACACTCAAGCCTGATGGGAGCGTTGGAGAGAATGGACTTCCGTATGTGGCCTGGCATCAGGATATGAG GTATTGGGGTATTGATGGTGGCCCCGTTCTCTCCGTGTGGCTCGCTTTCGATGACTCACTGAAGGAGAACGGCGCCCTTCGGGTCATCCCAG GTAGCCACTGTGCTGGCATGTTGCCCCACCACCAAGCCATCCGCCCGGGAAACATGCTGACGGTCAACCAGGAGATCCCAGAAGAGCTTGTGCAGGCTGATGAAGCTGTGCTTTGCCCTCTCTTAGCCGGGGAGATGtct attCATGACGGACTACTTGTCCATGCCAGTGACGCCAACACATCCCAGAAGAGACGCTGTGGATTTGTGATCCGTTATGTTTCCACCTGTGCCTATCCCATACAG GATCCTGATCGTCCTAGGAAATTTCATGCAGCAGAGTTGGCCTGTGGAACGGATCAGTTCAATAATTTCTCCAATTAA
- the LOC141013288 gene encoding glutamine amidotransferase-like class 1 domain-containing protein 3, mitochondrial yields MVKRVAVILSGCGVYDGTEIHEASAVLVHLSRAEAKVQMFAPNADQMHVVNHCEGKPTEEKRNILQESARIARGDVTDLAKLDVTAFDAVIIPGGFGVAKNLSDWAVKNKDCTIQPQLEKIIKDFHKAGKPLGMCCISPVLAAKILPGCEVTVGQDKECEKWPYAQTAGAMKEMGCKHVNTDVDKAHVDVKNKLVTTSAFMCNAPVHKVFDGVGVMVKETLKLA; encoded by the exons ATGGTGAAGCGTGTTGCAGTTATTCTCTCAGGCTGTGGAGTCTATGACGGCACAGAGATCCACGAGGCCTCCGCTGTCCTCGTCCATCTGAGTCGGGCGGAAGCAAAA GTGCAGATGTTTGCTCCGAATGCAGACCAGATGCATGTTGTTAACCACTGCGAGGGGAAACctacagaggagaaaagaaacatcCTGCAGGAAAGCGCCCGCATCGCCAGGGGTGACGTGACTGATCTGGCCAAGTTAGATGTTACAGCATTTGACGCCGTCATCATCCCAG GGGGCTTCGGTGTGGCGAAGAACCTGAGTGACTGGGCAGTGAAGAATAAGGACTGCACCATCCAGCCACAGCTGGAGAAGATCATCAAGGATTTCCACAAAGCCGGAAAGCCGCTGGGCATGTGCTGCATCTCCCCCGTCCTCGCTGCCAAAATCCTGCCCGGCTGCGAGGTCACTGTGGGACAGGACAAAGAGTGTGAAAA GTGGCCGTACGCTCAGACTGCAGGTGCCATGAAGGAGATGGGCTGCaaacatgtcaacacagatGTGGACAAAGCACACGTTGATGTCAAAAATAAGCTGGTCACCACCTCTGCATTCATGTGCAATGCTCCCGTTCATAAAGTCTTTGATGGAGTAGGAGTCATGGTCAAGGAGACACTGAAACTGGCTTAA
- the LOC141013483 gene encoding uncharacterized protein: protein MDGDVLSLSSSSSLSSAAATQKDALPKCDSSLPQNQQEHKSTQEIWTEDVGPVGDRLLSTEEQVTLITESMTVTSTDQEKLLLLNKNTELRRVNKELMKLNEDWDQVYRSATMSLQHRLEALELENTAIKQLNSRLLLKVEHQQSAKEYYEQALMQELKKNQELQEYIRLLESRMHHPDKDCTPAKQGSFSAVIRGPVSCPSSNPPGAPNLSPSHGYNPSSSFFPAPSSPEAGRRGKSQSSSAPPGALGDSRQEVHDLKEQLEALRCQTQIYEAEYETEHNDHKHTLQENRRLRKKREETRQQVALLQEQLKVYEDDFRRERSDKQMLQRLLLKKTPQNKDPVLVHRCNNEQQPLGGDKRTQSGEKRKQHHPLCPKHPNRDKESD from the exons ATGGATGGAGATGTGCTGTCTTTGTCATCTTCCTCATCGctatcatcagcagcagcaacgCAGAAAGACGCCCTACCGAAGTGTGACAGCAGCCTCCCTCAGAACCAACAGGAACACAAATCAACTCAAGAAATATG gacGGAGGATGTGGGTCCCGTGGGTGACAGGCTGCTGTCCACGGAGGAGCAGGTTACCCTGATCACCGAGAGTATGACTGTCACCTCCACTGACCAGGagaaactgctgctgctcaacaAGAACACTGAGCTTCGCAGAGTGAACAAAGAG CTGATGAAGCTGAATGAGGACTGGGACCAGGTGTACCGCAGTGCCACGATGAGTCTACAGCACAGACTGGAGGCTTTGGAGCTGGAGAACACCGCCATCAAACAGCTCAACAGCAGGCTGCTGCTCAAAGTCGAGCAccagcag AGTGCAAAGGAGTACTATGAGCAGGCATTGATgcaggagctgaagaagaacCAGGAGCTGCAGGAATACATCAGACTGCTGGAGAGCAGGATGCACCACCCAGACAAAGACTGCACGCCTGCCAAACAG GGCAGCTTCAGTGCTGTGATACGTGGTCCTGTGTCGTGCCCCTCCAGTAATCCCCCTGGAGCTCCCAACCTGTCTCCCAGTCACGGATACAACCCCTCATCTTCCTTTTTCCCAGCTCCTTCCAGCCCAGAGGCAGGGCGGCGGGGAAAGAGCCAGAGCAGCAGTGCCCCACCTGGAGCTCTGGGAGACTCCCGACAAGAAGTGCACGATCTAAAAGAGCAGCTGGAGGCGCTGAGATGTCAG ACTCAGATTTATGAAGCAGAATATGAGACGGAGCATAACGACCACAAGCACACACTGCAGGAGAACCGGaggctgaggaagaagagggaggagacgCGCCAACAGGTGGCACTACTACAAGAGCAG CTCAAGGTTTACGAGGATGATTTCCGACGGGAGCGATCCGACAAACAAATGCTGCAGCGGCTGTTGTTGAAGAAAACGCCTCAGAACAAGGACCCCGTGCTCGTCCACCGCTGCAATAACGAGCAGCAGCCACTCGGGGGAGACAAGAGGAcacaaagtggagaaaaaaggaaacagcaCCACCCACTCTGCCCCAAGCATCCAAACAGGGACAAAGAGTCAGACTGA